The sequence CAAATCCGCTACGTGTCAACAGGAATACTCTTGGCTCGTTAAGTTTACCCTTCCAAACAGAACGCTGACCATTGTAGATAGCATCGGCATTCACGGTTGAGTAGGCATTGAAATATTCGGTTGATGTGCCTAAGGCAGTGGGGCCGCTCAGGGCTTTGCGGTACCACATGGGGGTGCAGTCGCGTACATTGGGCTCTGAGGCGTCCATCCACCAAGCGTCGACGCCCTTACCAAGGGCGGAATACAGATTCTCATCCATCTGGCGCCAGAACATTTTTCTTGCACCGGGGTCGTAGGCGTCGTAGAAGCCATTGGTGTAGCCGGGGCCTACCCAGTCGTGGATATCATCGGTGGGGCTCTGGATATACATCCAACCCTTGGCATCGAGCTCCTTGTAGTTGTCGGTATTGCAATAGAACTTAGGCCATACCGAAATCATAAAGCGACCATGCATCTGGTGTACGTTGTCGAGCATCTGCTGGGGATTGGGATAGCGCGATGCCTCGAACTGGTGACTTCCCCACTGATCCTCGGGCCAGTAGTTCCAGTCCTGTACGATATTATCGATGGGGATATGACGCTTGCGGAACTCAGCGAGGGTACCCTCTATCTCATCCTGTGTCTTGTAACGCTCACGACTCTGCCAGAAGCCTAACACCCACTTGGGATAGAGCGACGCCTTACCAGTGAGGGTGCGATAACCGCTGACCACCTGATCGAGGTTGTCGCCAGCGATGAAGTAGTAGTCCATATCCTTGGCCATCTCGCTCCAGATGCTGAGCTGCTCACGCTCCTGCTTACTACGGGGCTCAGCCACACGCAGTCCGCAGTAAGCCTCACCACCATCGGGGCGCCACTCGATACGCAACTGCACACGCTTGCCTGGCTGCAATTCGGTTGAGAACTTATAGGCATTGGGGTTCCAAGCGGTACGCCAGCGCTCTGGGACAACCTCGTTGCCGCCGATGTAGACCTTTACGTAGCCGGAGTAATACAGAATGAACTGGTACAATGGACTATTTGACAATTTACCATTTGACAATTGGGGTTCGATGAAGCCTTCGTAAGTGACGGTGGCGCCCATGAGATTGATATCTTTGGGGAAGTTTTTGATGCCGCCATTGTCGGTTTGCTGGGCAATGAGCGATTTCTCGGGCGTACCATATTCATAATAGATAGAGTCCTCGTCACGGACCAGTTTTTTACCACGGGCATCGATATAGGTGCCGGTGAGATGCCCCTCCTTACCACTCTTATCGTAGAGTTTGAAGGCACGATTGAGTTGCAGGTAATCGTTGGGGTTACCAAAACGACAGTAGCTGTAAGAATCCCACAGCAGACCATAGTTCTTATTAGAGAGTACGAAAGGAATGCTGACCTTGGTGTTATACTGGAACAGATCCTCGTTCTTTCCCTTCATGTTAAACTCCTCGCTCTGGTGCTGACCCAGGCCATAGAAAGCCTCATCGTCGGGACTGTCGAACTTCATCTGCCACGACAGACCATGCTTCTGTTCCTCGGGAACGGTATAGCCCGTCTTCATACCCAACTCGCGCTCAGGTACGGTAAAGTCCCAGAACTTCTTGCCTTCCTGGGCCTCTTTGAGCAGCTGTTTGCCAGAGGCATCGAAGAAGGTAATCTGACCGGTGGCCTTCTGTACCACTGCCTTTACCTTCTGTGTTCTGACCACCACGTTATCGCCCTCGTCGGTAATGGTGTAAGAGCCTTTGGCAGGTGCTGCCACAGGTACCCTGATGAGCGAGGCAGGCTTAACAGGCAACGCATCCTTACTGGTGGCACGCACACGGATAATCTGGTTGTTAATCACCTCAAGGTAAACTACCTTGGCCTGACCACCATCAGGCGTAATAGTCACATTGTTTCCATTGGTCTGCACCACAGCTGCCATCATGGTTGAGGATAGCAGCAAGCCAGACACTAAAATCTTAATTCGTTTCATTTTTTATTATTGGTTGTAATATAATGTTTAATCTTTAATGTTTAATCTTTAATGTTTAATCATCATCAAGCATCACCGCTTCTTCGGGCAGTTGCTCTACGGGCAGGGTGATGGTGAAGATAGAACCGCCACTGGGGTTGTTCTCGGCAGTGATGGTACCACCATGCATCTCGACAATGGCCTTGACGAAGAACAGACTGATGCCCGAGTCGTCGTCGCTCACCATGGGATCGAAGATGGTCTCCTCGCCACCCTCGGGGATACCCACGCCATTATCCGAGATACGGATAGAGCCGGAGGTAGAGGTTTTATCGACAAACACCTTGATGCGGCAGTCGGTTGGTGAGAACAGGGCACAGCTGTTGAGCAGCATCTGTACGGCCTGTGCCATCTGCTCGCGGTCGAAATCGACGGTGAGGTCGTTGGCCAATGGGAAGAACGAGAACTTGACATGTTTTCCAAGCGGTGCCTTGAACTGGGCGCACTGCTCTTTCATGAAGTGCTGCAGGTCGTGAGGTTTCTTCACCGTTTCCTCGATGCTCCATGCCTCGTTGTAGAGTTCCTCGGCCTGAGCCTTCTGATCGTTCTCCTGCTGCTGTTGCAGCTCGGCACGCATCTCGGCCATCCACTGTTTCTTCATCACCTCCATGCGCAGGTAGTCGCGCTCGGTCTTCTCGGCCTGACGCTTGAGGAAGAACCTACGCCAGATGAACACACCTAAGAGTACCAGCCCCAGGAAGATGACCATAATCCAACGGTTACGCAACAGCGGCGGGGTGATGGTAATCTTCAGGATAGCCTCGTTCTCGCCCATGGTGCCATCGGCATTGAGCATGCGCACATGCAGGATATAGTCGCCATGGTGCAACGACATATAGGTAATGTTAGGATCGTTCTCCTCGGTCTTAATCCACTTATCACTGAAGCCCTCGAGCTGATAGACGAAGCGCGACTCGTTGTGCATCTCGCCCTTGTCGGTGGCCAACTGGATGGTGAACTGATTCTCGTAGTGGCGCAGGATGAGTTCCTTGCTGACGTTGAGGTCCTCCTCGAGGATGACGCGACCATCGTAGGCCTCGCCTATACCCAACTGCTGTCCGAAGAGCTTCAGACCGCTGAAGATAGGTGTTTCGTTGTTGTCGATATTGGTAACCAGCTTGGGGTTGATGACATCCACGCCATTCACACCACCTACCAGCACCAGACCGTCCTGGGTGATGCAGATAGAACGCTGGTTGTAAGGGCCCTGCTGCAGACCATCCTTGGTGCTGAAGCTGCGCACATTGAAGGTCCATTGGCCCTGGTCGTCTTTCTTAGCTACCACGTTGGATACGCCATACTCGGTAACCACCCACATGGTGTGCTGCTTATCCTCGGCAATACCCACCACGCTCGAACCAATCAGTCCGCTGTTCATATCCAGCAAGGTCTGCGTATTGTTCTTCCAATCCACAATGCAGCAGCCTGAGGTTGAGCCCTGCCATACCAGACCACGACTATCCTCGAAGACACAGGTAGAAGAAGGCATGGCAGCCTGCTGACCTTCGACGGTAGGAATCTTCATGTTGGCCACCTTACCACTCACGGGGTTGATGAGCGAGTAGTATTGTGAGTGACCCACCATGAGCCAGCCCTTGGCATTCCAGGTGGCTGTGGTCATAAAGTCCTCGGGCATGGTAGAGTTATGTGAGTTGATGGTGCGGAACTGACCTGTTTTGGTAGAGAGGCGCTGCACGCCACTACCCAGGGTACCCATCCAGATGTCGCCCCACTTATCCTCGGTAACCGACCAGATGTTGTTATTGATCAATTTTCCGCTGGTATTCGCCATGGTGTAGTTCCTGGCCTGTCCGTTGGAAAGGTGAATGAGTCCACCATTATAGGTTCCGAACCATACCGAGCCATCCTTGGCACCATAGCTTGATACCATCACATCGCTGGCAAAGCCGCAGCGCGCCTTATCGTACACCTCGATCTCGCCAGTGGCAGGCAGGTATTTGATGATACCACGGTTGTCGGTACCAAACCACCAGTTGCCGGCAGCATCCACACAGGTGGTGTTCACGTCGCCCACCTCTAAGGTGTTGAAGCCCAACAACTTTTCGATATACTGGTTCAGGCCATTACGATAACAGCCAATCCACATGTTGCCCGAGCGGTCGAGCATCAACTTTTTCGCAGTGTTCTCGCTGATAGAGGTGGCGTCGTACTTGTTATGGACGAAGTTCTTGACCTCACCACGCTTCATGTCGATGACAAAGATACCCATGTGGTCGGTAGCCAGCCACATCCAACCGCGCTGGTCCATGCACACATCCCACACCTCGAGACCGGCAGGAAGCGGGGGTACACCATACTGTGCCAGATAATCGTTGAGATGAGCATACCATTTCTTATCCTTCTGGTCGTACACAAACACATGGCCCACGTTCAGCACCCAGTAGTTGCTATGCTTATCCACATAGCAGTTATAAGCCTGACTCGACTGTCCGCCATTCAGCTTCATAAAGTCGTCGCGCTGGATAATCTCGCCCTTCTCGCCATCGATAATCATCAGGTCGCCATCGGTAGAGGTGACCAGCAGCTTATCGTTCCACTCGGCAAAGTTAGAGAAGTTGTACTCCTTGGGTATCTCGTTCTGCTCGTAGCCATATTTGATGAGCTTATAGCTCTTTTTACGCGGGTTATAGCAATACAGGCCCTCGTCGTAGGTCTTCACCCAGAAACGCTTTTGCGAATCGACAAAGAAACGGTCGATATTACCTTTGATACCCCATTGCGACAACACTGATTTAGGGTTGCGATTTACCTGCTCGGTAAAGGGGTTGAACAGACTGTAGTTCATGCCCTGCTTGAGCCACAGCATACCGTCGGCATCCTCCCAGATCTGGTCCACCAGGTTGTTACGCAGCGAGGTGGTATCGGTGGCATTGGAGTAATAGATGCGGAAACGGTAGCCATCGTAACGGTTCAAGCCGTACGAGGTGCCAATCCAGATAAAGCCACGCGAATCCTGGAACAGGTAGTTGATCTGTGAGTTTGACAGACCGTCGCGGGCATCCATACGACGGAACTTCATGTCGGGGATGACGGCTGTTGCCGCACTTGCTGTGAGGCAGAACAGACAGAGGATATAGGTAAGTAGACGTTTCATATATATACTATCAAAAGGATTTTTATTTCTTAGCCGATGTTTCGCGGATGACCAGCTTCTGCGGCACAATCTTCTTGTAGATATGGCTGTCGCCATTGATATTCTTCAACAGCAGTTTGCAGGTCTCGGTACCCATCTCGTAGCTCTGATCGACAATGGCCGAGAGGCGTGGGGTGACATAGCCCGCATGCACATCGTCGGTAAAACCAATGAGCGCCACATCGTCGGGGATACGCAGGCCCAGCTGCTTGATAGCTGTAAAAGCTGCAAACGTGATGATATCGTTGAAGGCCAAAATGGCATCAGGACGGTTGGGCATCTGCAACAGACGGGTAGCCGCCTCCAGGGCCCAGTCGAAATCAATCTTTTCGCATACCACCAGGTCGCGCTCGATGGGGATACGGTTCTCGCGCAGAGCCTCTAAATAGCCATG is a genomic window of Xylanibacter ruminicola 23 containing:
- a CDS encoding glycoside hydrolase family 31 protein yields the protein MKRIKILVSGLLLSSTMMAAVVQTNGNNVTITPDGGQAKVVYLEVINNQIIRVRATSKDALPVKPASLIRVPVAAPAKGSYTITDEGDNVVVRTQKVKAVVQKATGQITFFDASGKQLLKEAQEGKKFWDFTVPERELGMKTGYTVPEEQKHGLSWQMKFDSPDDEAFYGLGQHQSEEFNMKGKNEDLFQYNTKVSIPFVLSNKNYGLLWDSYSYCRFGNPNDYLQLNRAFKLYDKSGKEGHLTGTYIDARGKKLVRDEDSIYYEYGTPEKSLIAQQTDNGGIKNFPKDINLMGATVTYEGFIEPQLSNGKLSNSPLYQFILYYSGYVKVYIGGNEVVPERWRTAWNPNAYKFSTELQPGKRVQLRIEWRPDGGEAYCGLRVAEPRSKQEREQLSIWSEMAKDMDYYFIAGDNLDQVVSGYRTLTGKASLYPKWVLGFWQSRERYKTQDEIEGTLAEFRKRHIPIDNIVQDWNYWPEDQWGSHQFEASRYPNPQQMLDNVHQMHGRFMISVWPKFYCNTDNYKELDAKGWMYIQSPTDDIHDWVGPGYTNGFYDAYDPGARKMFWRQMDENLYSALGKGVDAWWMDASEPNVRDCTPMWYRKALSGPTALGTSTEYFNAYSTVNADAIYNGQRSVWKGKLNEPRVFLLTRSGFAGEQRYSTATWSGDIGTRWEDMRAQMTAGLNYSISGIPFWGMDQGGFCVENRYVAAQQLYDRTKVENEDLKEWRELQTRWNQFGTFIPLFRSHGQWPLREIWNIAPEEHPAYKSFVYYDKLRYRLMPYLYSLAGWAHFKDYTLMRPLVMDFNGDREVENIGNQWMFGPALMACPVGYYKARNRSVYFPAQCSWYDLYTGEMIIDAKPNVSSLMFNVSSSGRRLVVDAPYEQIPVYVRAGAIIPFGPEMEWSDEKPAELIHLYVYAGQDGSFQLYEDEGTNYNYEKGKYATIDITYDDATRTVSFGARKGQFAGMLKNRQFNIVLISKEHPQPLNLDNPSGKLVSYNGKAITIKL
- a CDS encoding two-component regulator propeller domain-containing protein: MKRLLTYILCLFCLTASAATAVIPDMKFRRMDARDGLSNSQINYLFQDSRGFIWIGTSYGLNRYDGYRFRIYYSNATDTTSLRNNLVDQIWEDADGMLWLKQGMNYSLFNPFTEQVNRNPKSVLSQWGIKGNIDRFFVDSQKRFWVKTYDEGLYCYNPRKKSYKLIKYGYEQNEIPKEYNFSNFAEWNDKLLVTSTDGDLMIIDGEKGEIIQRDDFMKLNGGQSSQAYNCYVDKHSNYWVLNVGHVFVYDQKDKKWYAHLNDYLAQYGVPPLPAGLEVWDVCMDQRGWMWLATDHMGIFVIDMKRGEVKNFVHNKYDATSISENTAKKLMLDRSGNMWIGCYRNGLNQYIEKLLGFNTLEVGDVNTTCVDAAGNWWFGTDNRGIIKYLPATGEIEVYDKARCGFASDVMVSSYGAKDGSVWFGTYNGGLIHLSNGQARNYTMANTSGKLINNNIWSVTEDKWGDIWMGTLGSGVQRLSTKTGQFRTINSHNSTMPEDFMTTATWNAKGWLMVGHSQYYSLINPVSGKVANMKIPTVEGQQAAMPSSTCVFEDSRGLVWQGSTSGCCIVDWKNNTQTLLDMNSGLIGSSVVGIAEDKQHTMWVVTEYGVSNVVAKKDDQGQWTFNVRSFSTKDGLQQGPYNQRSICITQDGLVLVGGVNGVDVINPKLVTNIDNNETPIFSGLKLFGQQLGIGEAYDGRVILEEDLNVSKELILRHYENQFTIQLATDKGEMHNESRFVYQLEGFSDKWIKTEENDPNITYMSLHHGDYILHVRMLNADGTMGENEAILKITITPPLLRNRWIMVIFLGLVLLGVFIWRRFFLKRQAEKTERDYLRMEVMKKQWMAEMRAELQQQQENDQKAQAEELYNEAWSIEETVKKPHDLQHFMKEQCAQFKAPLGKHVKFSFFPLANDLTVDFDREQMAQAVQMLLNSCALFSPTDCRIKVFVDKTSTSGSIRISDNGVGIPEGGEETIFDPMVSDDDSGISLFFVKAIVEMHGGTITAENNPSGGSIFTITLPVEQLPEEAVMLDDD